A section of the Chrysiogenia bacterium genome encodes:
- a CDS encoding alpha/beta fold hydrolase, protein IMADTGGIELDNYNFESNYVHLPEGRIHYVEAGSGPTLLMIHGNPTWSYLYRHMIHGLKDRFHCVAVDHLGFGLSDKPAGADYSVLAHSRRLGEVVEALGLEKVTPVVQDWGGPIGLHWTVQNKDLIERLVILNTIGFIPRLRDLSLSRIWALPLLGFLKAPGLGELFLQRLNAFVLYGVPGAIHNAESKTRERMKGYRHPFPDYASRAAMLELPREIPLSPWHPNIRLFREIGAGLKDWDVRTQLIWGLRDPAFNIALARRFEQLLPNHAPTIEIPNASHFLQEDTPEPIIEAIRGFFEAA, encoded by the coding sequence GATCATGGCGGATACCGGCGGAATTGAACTCGACAATTACAACTTCGAATCCAACTACGTGCATCTGCCCGAGGGGCGCATTCACTACGTCGAGGCGGGCAGCGGCCCCACTCTGCTGATGATCCACGGCAACCCGACGTGGTCCTATCTTTACCGGCACATGATCCATGGGCTCAAGGACCGCTTCCACTGCGTGGCCGTCGATCATCTGGGTTTTGGGCTCTCGGACAAACCCGCGGGGGCTGACTACTCGGTGTTGGCGCATTCGAGGCGGCTTGGTGAAGTGGTCGAGGCCCTGGGGCTCGAAAAAGTCACGCCGGTGGTGCAGGACTGGGGCGGGCCGATTGGCTTGCATTGGACGGTTCAGAACAAGGACCTGATCGAGCGCCTCGTCATTCTCAACACCATCGGCTTTATCCCGCGGCTTCGCGACCTCTCGCTCTCGCGGATCTGGGCGCTTCCGCTGCTGGGCTTTCTCAAGGCCCCGGGGCTTGGCGAGCTGTTTCTCCAGCGGCTCAACGCCTTTGTGCTCTACGGCGTTCCCGGCGCGATTCACAATGCCGAGAGCAAGACGCGCGAGAGAATGAAGGGCTACCGGCACCCCTTTCCCGACTACGCTTCACGCGCGGCCATGCTGGAACTGCCACGGGAAATTCCCCTGAGTCCCTGGCACCCCAATATCCGGCTCTTTCGTGAGATCGGCGCCGGGCTCAAGGACTGGGACGTGCGCACCCAGCTCATCTGGGGCCTGCGCGATCCGGCCTTCAACATCGCCCTGGCACGGCGTTTCGAGCAACTGCTTCCCAACCACGCGCCCACGATCGAAATTCCCAACGCCTCGCACTTCCTGCAGGAAGACACCCCCGAGCCGATCATCGAGGCGATTCGCGGCTTCTTTGAAGCCGCTTGA